From Coffea arabica cultivar ET-39 chromosome 2e, Coffea Arabica ET-39 HiFi, whole genome shotgun sequence, the proteins below share one genomic window:
- the LOC113731308 gene encoding uncharacterized protein isoform X2 produces the protein MVELLVVLHIPIHQLHLMQDFLKMQLNRILKYGNETQELLKWASRSGNLGLRVLWLILHFAVTIWYFLLGVVQSFESFLIACDILTKYEALDISKVRYLAMVIDSEEAQELSKVFELLQWVADIGVKSVCLYDPEGVLKKNKEPITQRFSSANLSEEAAVNGRLVTRRNLTLEFVSFEDGKEAVAKAANYLFVKHYANGTKEKSDFTEPQMAEALGAIGSGGAEPDLLLIYGPTRCHLGFPAWRLRYTEIVHMGPLKSMSYGSLVKAIFKYTMVHQNYVTSSCGTSMMRKIDLTDAASIVCILLRMFFFDCRTKVKRYLLACMSN, from the exons ATGGTGGAACTGCTGGTGGTTCTTCACATTCCCATTCATCAGCTCCATTTGATGCAAGATTTTCTGAAGATGCAGCTCAATAG GATTTTGAAATATGGAAATGAAACACAGGAGCTTCTTAAATGGGCTTCCCGG AGTGGAAATCTGGGTCTTCGTGTACTTTGGCTCATTCTGCATTTTGCCGTCACCATATGGTACTTTCTGCTGGGAGTAGTGCAGTCTTTTGAGAGCTTTCTCATTGCTTGTGATATATTGACGAAAtatgaagcccttgatatcagCAAGGTTCGTTATTTGGCAATGGTAATAGACAGTgaagaagctcaagaactttCAAAAGTTTTCGAGTTATTGCAGTGGGTTGCAGATATTGGTGTGAAAAGTGTCTGCCTTTATGATCCAGAAG GTGTGTTGAAAAAGAACAAGGAACCTATCACGCAAAGATTCAGCAGTGCAAACTTGTCTGAG GAGGCTGCTGTTAATGGTCGGCTTGTTACCCGCAGAAATCTGACTTTGGAGTTTGTTTCATTTGAGGATGGAAAAGAAGCAGTTGCCAAAGCAGCTAATTATCTCTTTGTAAAGCACTATGCAAATGGTACTAAGGAAAAGTCAGATTTTACAGAGCCTCAAATGGCTGAAGCTTTAGGAGCCATTG gttctggaggAGCTGAGCCTGATCTGCTACTAATTTATGGACCCACAAGATGCCATCTTGGGTTTCCCGCATGGAGACTTCGGTACACTGAAATAGT ACATATGGGGCCATTGAAGTCTATGAGTTATGGTTCCCTTGTTAAAGCCATTTTCAAGTACACTATGGTTCATCAAAATTATG TGACGTCATCTTGTGGGACGAGCATGATGCGGAAGATTGACCTAACAGACGCTGCTAGTATTGTTTGCATTTTATTGAGAATGTTCTTCTTTGATTGTAGGACCAAAGTCAAAAGGTATCTATTGGCTTGTATGTCCAATTGA
- the LOC113731308 gene encoding uncharacterized protein isoform X5 yields the protein MVELLVVLHIPIHQLHLMQDFLKMQLNRILKYGNETQELLKWASRSGNLGLRVLWLILHFAVTICKVRYLAMVIDSEEAQELSKVFELLQWVADIGVKSVCLYDPEGVLKKNKEPITQRFSSANLSEEAAVNGRLVTRRNLTLEFVSFEDGKEAVAKAANYLFVKHYANGTKEKSDFTEPQMAEALGAIGSGGAEPDLLLIYGPTRCHLGFPAWRLRYTEIVHMGPLKSMSYGSLVKAIFKYTMVHQNYVTSSCGTSMMRKIDLTDAASIVCILLRMFFFDCRTKVKRYLLACMSN from the exons ATGGTGGAACTGCTGGTGGTTCTTCACATTCCCATTCATCAGCTCCATTTGATGCAAGATTTTCTGAAGATGCAGCTCAATAG GATTTTGAAATATGGAAATGAAACACAGGAGCTTCTTAAATGGGCTTCCCGG AGTGGAAATCTGGGTCTTCGTGTACTTTGGCTCATTCTGCATTTTGCCGTCACCATATG CAAGGTTCGTTATTTGGCAATGGTAATAGACAGTgaagaagctcaagaactttCAAAAGTTTTCGAGTTATTGCAGTGGGTTGCAGATATTGGTGTGAAAAGTGTCTGCCTTTATGATCCAGAAG GTGTGTTGAAAAAGAACAAGGAACCTATCACGCAAAGATTCAGCAGTGCAAACTTGTCTGAG GAGGCTGCTGTTAATGGTCGGCTTGTTACCCGCAGAAATCTGACTTTGGAGTTTGTTTCATTTGAGGATGGAAAAGAAGCAGTTGCCAAAGCAGCTAATTATCTCTTTGTAAAGCACTATGCAAATGGTACTAAGGAAAAGTCAGATTTTACAGAGCCTCAAATGGCTGAAGCTTTAGGAGCCATTG gttctggaggAGCTGAGCCTGATCTGCTACTAATTTATGGACCCACAAGATGCCATCTTGGGTTTCCCGCATGGAGACTTCGGTACACTGAAATAGT ACATATGGGGCCATTGAAGTCTATGAGTTATGGTTCCCTTGTTAAAGCCATTTTCAAGTACACTATGGTTCATCAAAATTATG TGACGTCATCTTGTGGGACGAGCATGATGCGGAAGATTGACCTAACAGACGCTGCTAGTATTGTTTGCATTTTATTGAGAATGTTCTTCTTTGATTGTAGGACCAAAGTCAAAAGGTATCTATTGGCTTGTATGTCCAATTGA
- the LOC113731308 gene encoding uncharacterized protein isoform X3, with translation MLTMVSVRNFLSGSHSKLKFAFSPKILDLDLLNVIMVLHQIQSVILKYGNETQELLKWASRSGNLGLRVLWLILHFAVTICKVRYLAMVIDSEEAQELSKVFELLQWVADIGVKSVCLYDPEGVLKKNKEPITQRFSSANLSEEAAVNGRLVTRRNLTLEFVSFEDGKEAVAKAANYLFVKHYANGTKEKSDFTEPQMAEALGAIGSGGAEPDLLLIYGPTRCHLGFPAWRLRYTEIVHMGPLKSMSYGSLVKAIFKYTMVHQNYVTSSCGTSMMRKIDLTDAASIVCILLRMFFFDCRTKVKRYLLACMSN, from the exons ATGTTGACTATGGTTTCAGTCCGGAATTTCTTATCTGGCAGCCATTCTAAGCTTAAGTTTGCTTTCTCACCAAAGATTCTAGACTTGGATCTTTTGAATGTGATTATGGTGCTTCATCAGATTCAATCAGT GATTTTGAAATATGGAAATGAAACACAGGAGCTTCTTAAATGGGCTTCCCGG AGTGGAAATCTGGGTCTTCGTGTACTTTGGCTCATTCTGCATTTTGCCGTCACCATATG CAAGGTTCGTTATTTGGCAATGGTAATAGACAGTgaagaagctcaagaactttCAAAAGTTTTCGAGTTATTGCAGTGGGTTGCAGATATTGGTGTGAAAAGTGTCTGCCTTTATGATCCAGAAG GTGTGTTGAAAAAGAACAAGGAACCTATCACGCAAAGATTCAGCAGTGCAAACTTGTCTGAG GAGGCTGCTGTTAATGGTCGGCTTGTTACCCGCAGAAATCTGACTTTGGAGTTTGTTTCATTTGAGGATGGAAAAGAAGCAGTTGCCAAAGCAGCTAATTATCTCTTTGTAAAGCACTATGCAAATGGTACTAAGGAAAAGTCAGATTTTACAGAGCCTCAAATGGCTGAAGCTTTAGGAGCCATTG gttctggaggAGCTGAGCCTGATCTGCTACTAATTTATGGACCCACAAGATGCCATCTTGGGTTTCCCGCATGGAGACTTCGGTACACTGAAATAGT ACATATGGGGCCATTGAAGTCTATGAGTTATGGTTCCCTTGTTAAAGCCATTTTCAAGTACACTATGGTTCATCAAAATTATG TGACGTCATCTTGTGGGACGAGCATGATGCGGAAGATTGACCTAACAGACGCTGCTAGTATTGTTTGCATTTTATTGAGAATGTTCTTCTTTGATTGTAGGACCAAAGTCAAAAGGTATCTATTGGCTTGTATGTCCAATTGA
- the LOC113731308 gene encoding dehydrodolichyl diphosphate synthase complex subunit nus1-like isoform X1: MLTMVSVRNFLSGSHSKLKFAFSPKILDLDLLNVIMVLHQIQSVILKYGNETQELLKWASRSGNLGLRVLWLILHFAVTIWYFLLGVVQSFESFLIACDILTKYEALDISKVRYLAMVIDSEEAQELSKVFELLQWVADIGVKSVCLYDPEGVLKKNKEPITQRFSSANLSEEAAVNGRLVTRRNLTLEFVSFEDGKEAVAKAANYLFVKHYANGTKEKSDFTEPQMAEALGAIGSGGAEPDLLLIYGPTRCHLGFPAWRLRYTEIVHMGPLKSMSYGSLVKAIFKYTMVHQNYVTSSCGTSMMRKIDLTDAASIVCILLRMFFFDCRTKVKRYLLACMSN, translated from the exons ATGTTGACTATGGTTTCAGTCCGGAATTTCTTATCTGGCAGCCATTCTAAGCTTAAGTTTGCTTTCTCACCAAAGATTCTAGACTTGGATCTTTTGAATGTGATTATGGTGCTTCATCAGATTCAATCAGT GATTTTGAAATATGGAAATGAAACACAGGAGCTTCTTAAATGGGCTTCCCGG AGTGGAAATCTGGGTCTTCGTGTACTTTGGCTCATTCTGCATTTTGCCGTCACCATATGGTACTTTCTGCTGGGAGTAGTGCAGTCTTTTGAGAGCTTTCTCATTGCTTGTGATATATTGACGAAAtatgaagcccttgatatcagCAAGGTTCGTTATTTGGCAATGGTAATAGACAGTgaagaagctcaagaactttCAAAAGTTTTCGAGTTATTGCAGTGGGTTGCAGATATTGGTGTGAAAAGTGTCTGCCTTTATGATCCAGAAG GTGTGTTGAAAAAGAACAAGGAACCTATCACGCAAAGATTCAGCAGTGCAAACTTGTCTGAG GAGGCTGCTGTTAATGGTCGGCTTGTTACCCGCAGAAATCTGACTTTGGAGTTTGTTTCATTTGAGGATGGAAAAGAAGCAGTTGCCAAAGCAGCTAATTATCTCTTTGTAAAGCACTATGCAAATGGTACTAAGGAAAAGTCAGATTTTACAGAGCCTCAAATGGCTGAAGCTTTAGGAGCCATTG gttctggaggAGCTGAGCCTGATCTGCTACTAATTTATGGACCCACAAGATGCCATCTTGGGTTTCCCGCATGGAGACTTCGGTACACTGAAATAGT ACATATGGGGCCATTGAAGTCTATGAGTTATGGTTCCCTTGTTAAAGCCATTTTCAAGTACACTATGGTTCATCAAAATTATG TGACGTCATCTTGTGGGACGAGCATGATGCGGAAGATTGACCTAACAGACGCTGCTAGTATTGTTTGCATTTTATTGAGAATGTTCTTCTTTGATTGTAGGACCAAAGTCAAAAGGTATCTATTGGCTTGTATGTCCAATTGA
- the LOC113731308 gene encoding uncharacterized protein isoform X7, with protein sequence MVIDSEEAQELSKVFELLQWVADIGVKSVCLYDPEGVLKKNKEPITQRFSSANLSEEAAVNGRLVTRRNLTLEFVSFEDGKEAVAKAANYLFVKHYANGTKEKSDFTEPQMAEALGAIGSGGAEPDLLLIYGPTRCHLGFPAWRLRYTEIVHMGPLKSMSYGSLVKAIFKYTMVHQNYVTSSCGTSMMRKIDLTDAASIVCILLRMFFFDCRTKVKRYLLACMSN encoded by the exons ATGGTAATAGACAGTgaagaagctcaagaactttCAAAAGTTTTCGAGTTATTGCAGTGGGTTGCAGATATTGGTGTGAAAAGTGTCTGCCTTTATGATCCAGAAG GTGTGTTGAAAAAGAACAAGGAACCTATCACGCAAAGATTCAGCAGTGCAAACTTGTCTGAG GAGGCTGCTGTTAATGGTCGGCTTGTTACCCGCAGAAATCTGACTTTGGAGTTTGTTTCATTTGAGGATGGAAAAGAAGCAGTTGCCAAAGCAGCTAATTATCTCTTTGTAAAGCACTATGCAAATGGTACTAAGGAAAAGTCAGATTTTACAGAGCCTCAAATGGCTGAAGCTTTAGGAGCCATTG gttctggaggAGCTGAGCCTGATCTGCTACTAATTTATGGACCCACAAGATGCCATCTTGGGTTTCCCGCATGGAGACTTCGGTACACTGAAATAGT ACATATGGGGCCATTGAAGTCTATGAGTTATGGTTCCCTTGTTAAAGCCATTTTCAAGTACACTATGGTTCATCAAAATTATG TGACGTCATCTTGTGGGACGAGCATGATGCGGAAGATTGACCTAACAGACGCTGCTAGTATTGTTTGCATTTTATTGAGAATGTTCTTCTTTGATTGTAGGACCAAAGTCAAAAGGTATCTATTGGCTTGTATGTCCAATTGA
- the LOC113731308 gene encoding uncharacterized protein isoform X4, with protein MLTMVSVRNFLSGSHSKLKFAFSPKILDLDLLNVIMVLHQIQSVILKYGNETQELLKWASRSGNLGLRVLWLILHFAVTIWYFLLGVVQSFESFLIACDILTKYEALDISKVRYLAMVIDSEEAQELSKVFELLQWVADIGVKSVCLYDPEGVLKKNKEPITQRFSSANLSEEAAVNGRLVTRRNLTLEFVSFEDGKEAVAKAANYLFVKHYANGTKEKSDFTEPQMAEALGAIGSGGAEPDLLLIYGPTRCHLGFPAWRLRYTEIVHMGPLKSMSYGSLVKAIFKYTMVHQNYGS; from the exons ATGTTGACTATGGTTTCAGTCCGGAATTTCTTATCTGGCAGCCATTCTAAGCTTAAGTTTGCTTTCTCACCAAAGATTCTAGACTTGGATCTTTTGAATGTGATTATGGTGCTTCATCAGATTCAATCAGT GATTTTGAAATATGGAAATGAAACACAGGAGCTTCTTAAATGGGCTTCCCGG AGTGGAAATCTGGGTCTTCGTGTACTTTGGCTCATTCTGCATTTTGCCGTCACCATATGGTACTTTCTGCTGGGAGTAGTGCAGTCTTTTGAGAGCTTTCTCATTGCTTGTGATATATTGACGAAAtatgaagcccttgatatcagCAAGGTTCGTTATTTGGCAATGGTAATAGACAGTgaagaagctcaagaactttCAAAAGTTTTCGAGTTATTGCAGTGGGTTGCAGATATTGGTGTGAAAAGTGTCTGCCTTTATGATCCAGAAG GTGTGTTGAAAAAGAACAAGGAACCTATCACGCAAAGATTCAGCAGTGCAAACTTGTCTGAG GAGGCTGCTGTTAATGGTCGGCTTGTTACCCGCAGAAATCTGACTTTGGAGTTTGTTTCATTTGAGGATGGAAAAGAAGCAGTTGCCAAAGCAGCTAATTATCTCTTTGTAAAGCACTATGCAAATGGTACTAAGGAAAAGTCAGATTTTACAGAGCCTCAAATGGCTGAAGCTTTAGGAGCCATTG gttctggaggAGCTGAGCCTGATCTGCTACTAATTTATGGACCCACAAGATGCCATCTTGGGTTTCCCGCATGGAGACTTCGGTACACTGAAATAGT ACATATGGGGCCATTGAAGTCTATGAGTTATGGTTCCCTTGTTAAAGCCATTTTCAAGTACACTATGGTTCATCAAAATTATG GTTCATAA
- the LOC113731308 gene encoding uncharacterized protein isoform X6: MLTMVSVRNFLSGSHSKLKFAFSPKILDLDLLNVIMVLHQIQSVILKYGNETQELLKWASRSGNLGLRVLWLILHFAVTIWYFLLGVVQSFESFLIACDILTKYEALDISKVRYLAMVIDSEEAQELSKVFELLQWVADIGVKSVCLYDPEGVLKKNKEPITQRFSSANLSEEAAVNGRLVTRRNLTLEFVSFEDGKEAVAKAANYLFVKHYANGTKEKSDFTEPQMAEALGAIGSGGAEPDLLLIYGPTRCHLGFPAWRLRYTEIVCQELFSDMLQWIT, encoded by the exons ATGTTGACTATGGTTTCAGTCCGGAATTTCTTATCTGGCAGCCATTCTAAGCTTAAGTTTGCTTTCTCACCAAAGATTCTAGACTTGGATCTTTTGAATGTGATTATGGTGCTTCATCAGATTCAATCAGT GATTTTGAAATATGGAAATGAAACACAGGAGCTTCTTAAATGGGCTTCCCGG AGTGGAAATCTGGGTCTTCGTGTACTTTGGCTCATTCTGCATTTTGCCGTCACCATATGGTACTTTCTGCTGGGAGTAGTGCAGTCTTTTGAGAGCTTTCTCATTGCTTGTGATATATTGACGAAAtatgaagcccttgatatcagCAAGGTTCGTTATTTGGCAATGGTAATAGACAGTgaagaagctcaagaactttCAAAAGTTTTCGAGTTATTGCAGTGGGTTGCAGATATTGGTGTGAAAAGTGTCTGCCTTTATGATCCAGAAG GTGTGTTGAAAAAGAACAAGGAACCTATCACGCAAAGATTCAGCAGTGCAAACTTGTCTGAG GAGGCTGCTGTTAATGGTCGGCTTGTTACCCGCAGAAATCTGACTTTGGAGTTTGTTTCATTTGAGGATGGAAAAGAAGCAGTTGCCAAAGCAGCTAATTATCTCTTTGTAAAGCACTATGCAAATGGTACTAAGGAAAAGTCAGATTTTACAGAGCCTCAAATGGCTGAAGCTTTAGGAGCCATTG gttctggaggAGCTGAGCCTGATCTGCTACTAATTTATGGACCCACAAGATGCCATCTTGGGTTTCCCGCATGGAGACTTCGGTACACTGAAATAGT GTGCCAAGAACTTTTCTCGGATATGCTTCAGTGGATTACTTAG
- the LOC113731308 gene encoding mediator of RNA polymerase II transcription subunit 32-like isoform X9: MDNHVDSLNNAYEEFVAAAANVLEAKESSEGQKTAATDAALENFKQRWELFRVACDQAEEFVESVKQRIGSECLVDEATGSVAGKPGQAATSGLPPISAVRLEQMSKAVRWLVIELQHGGTAGGSSHSHSSAPFDARFSEDAAQ, encoded by the coding sequence ATGGACAATCATGTGGACTCCCTGAACAATGCCTACGAAGAATTTGTTGCTGCAGCTGCCAATGTACTTGAAGCTAAGGAAAGTTCTGAGGGTCAAAAAACGGCAGCCACTGATGCagcattggaaaattttaaacAGCGATGGGAATTGTTTAGAGTAGCTTGTGATCAAGCAGAGGAGTTTGTGGAGTCTGTGAAACAAAGAATAGGTTCTGAGTGTCTCGTAGATGAGGCCACTGGCTCGGTTGCAGGGAAGCCAGGGCAGGCTGCCACAAGTGGTCTTCCACCCATAAGTGCAGTTCGCCTGGAGCAGATGAGTAAAGCTGTTAGATGGCTAGTTATTGAACTGCAGCATGGTGGAACTGCTGGTGGTTCTTCACATTCCCATTCATCAGCTCCATTTGATGCAAGATTTTCTGAAGATGCAGCTCAATAG
- the LOC113731308 gene encoding mediator of RNA polymerase II transcription subunit 32-like isoform X8 has protein sequence MLNTAPCRCLMDNHVDSLNNAYEEFVAAAANVLEAKESSEGQKTAATDAALENFKQRWELFRVACDQAEEFVESVKQRIGSECLVDEATGSVAGKPGQAATSGLPPISAVRLEQMSKAVRWLVIELQHGGTAGGSSHSHSSAPFDARFSEDAAQ, from the coding sequence ATGTTAAACACGGCACCTTGTAGGTGTTTGATGGACAATCATGTGGACTCCCTGAACAATGCCTACGAAGAATTTGTTGCTGCAGCTGCCAATGTACTTGAAGCTAAGGAAAGTTCTGAGGGTCAAAAAACGGCAGCCACTGATGCagcattggaaaattttaaacAGCGATGGGAATTGTTTAGAGTAGCTTGTGATCAAGCAGAGGAGTTTGTGGAGTCTGTGAAACAAAGAATAGGTTCTGAGTGTCTCGTAGATGAGGCCACTGGCTCGGTTGCAGGGAAGCCAGGGCAGGCTGCCACAAGTGGTCTTCCACCCATAAGTGCAGTTCGCCTGGAGCAGATGAGTAAAGCTGTTAGATGGCTAGTTATTGAACTGCAGCATGGTGGAACTGCTGGTGGTTCTTCACATTCCCATTCATCAGCTCCATTTGATGCAAGATTTTCTGAAGATGCAGCTCAATAG